The following are from one region of the Ornithorhynchus anatinus isolate Pmale09 chromosome X1, mOrnAna1.pri.v4, whole genome shotgun sequence genome:
- the HRH1 gene encoding histamine H1 receptor, translated as MVTTAPLCHQGETMCEGNELTPINTTQTHLAPLAVVLGGVSLVTVSLNLLVLYAVKTDRKLHTVGNLYIVSLSVADLIVGAAVMPLNIMYLLEPPKTFGQPLCLFWLSMDYVASTASIFSVFILCVDRYRSVQQPLKYLKYRTKTRASTMISGAWLLSLLWIIPILGWRGAQGEKSGAGDTKCETGFHKVTWFKVMTAIINFYLPTFLMLWFYTKIYKAVRRHCQHRELINGSFRSFSEVKLMQDKKVCTKKQKKKPGPKSSGPPVDPSCHANNNLAPRQDPVVTLQPAEKSAKVVIKEQDGDVVVKEQDGEGVTQHCFPITIVQNQPPLEEAEGESVPAKRDQPSQENLAPATLEPSDTSDEHTFADLTSCQTDSESPVEPAAAPESQEQPKGPSGLGGYLKYTWKRLRSHSRQYLPALHMNRERKAAKQLGFIMAAFIICWIPYFVFFMVIAFCTDCCNENFHMFTIWLGYVNSTLNPLIYPLCNENFKKTFKRILHLRS; from the coding sequence aTGGTCACCACTGCTCCTCTCTGCCATCAGGGAGAGACAATGTGCGAGGGTAATGAGTTGACTCCGATCAACACCACCCAGACCCATCTGGCCCCACTAGCGGTGGTGCTGGGGGGCGTCTCCCTGGTCACCGTGAGCCTAAACCTCCTCGTGCTGTACGCCGTGAAGACGGATAGAAAGCTGCACACGGTGGGCAACCTGTACATCGTCAGCCTCTCCGTGGCCGACCTGATCGTGGGCGCAGCCGTCATGCCCCTGAACATCATGTACCTCCTGGAGCCTCCCAAGACCTTCGGACAGCCGCTCTGCCTCTTCTGGCTCTCCATGGATTACGTGGCCAGCACCGCCTCCATCTTCAGCGTCTTCATCCTGTGCGTCGACCGCTACCGCTCGGTCCAGCAGCCCCTCAAGTACCTGAAGTACCGAACCAAGACGCGGGCGTCGACCATGATCTCTGGAGCCTGGCTCCTCTCTTTGCTGTGGATCATTCCGATCCTGGGGTGGCGCGGGGCCCAAGGCGAGAAATCCGGAGCAGGCGACACCAAGTGCGAGACGGGTTTCCATAAAGTCACCTGGTTCAAGGTGATGACAGCCATCATCAACTTCTATCTCCCCACCTTTCTCATGCTGTGGTTCTACACCAAGATCTACAAGGCCGTCCGGAGGCACTGCCAGCATCGCGAGCTCATCAACGGCTCTTTCCGGTCTTTCTCGGAAGTCAAGCTGATGCAGGACAAGAAGGTCTGCACCAAGAAGCAAAAGAAGAAGCCCGGGCCCAAGTCTTCAGGGCCCCCCGTGGACCCCTCCTGCCACGCCAATAACAACCTCGCACCACGCCAGGACCCAGTGGTCACCCTCCAGCCGGCCGAGAAATCCGCCAAGGTGGTCATCAAGGAGCAAGACGGAGACGTGGTCGTCAAGGAGCAAGACGGAGAGGGGGTCACccaacactgcttccccatcacCATTGTGCAGAACCAGCCCCCgctggaggaagcagagggagagagcgtGCCTGCCAAGCGGGACCAACCGAGCCAAGAGAATCTGGCCCCTGCCACCCTGGAGCCAAGCGACACTTCTGACGAGCACACCTTCGCCGACCTGACCTCCTGCCAGACCGACTCGGAGTCGCCTGTGGAGCCAGCTGCCGCCCCTGAGAGCCAGGAGCAGCCCAAGGGTCCCTCCGGGCTGGGGGGCTACCTGAAATACACCTGGAAGAGGCTGCGCTCCCATTCCAGGCAGTACCTGCCGGCACTGCACATGAACCGGGAGCGCAAAGCCGCCAAGCAGTTGGGCTTCATCATGGCCGCCTTTATAATCTGCTGGATCCCCTACTTCGTGTTCTTCATGGTCATCGCCTTCTGTACCGACTGTTGCAATGAGAATTTCCACATGTTCACCATTTGGCTCGGCTATGTGAATTCCACGCTGAACCCCCTCATCTACCCTCTTTGCAACGAGAACTTCAAGAAGACTTTCAAAAGAATTTTACACCTGCGCTCCTGA